Below is a window of Leucobacter chromiiresistens DNA.
CTGAACGCCCTCGCGGCGGCTCGCGGCGTGATCGGGTCGCTCGACAAGATCTCGCAGGTCGTGAAGGTGACCGCCTTCGTCGCGTCCGATCCGTCGTTCACCGGCCAGCCCGCCGTGGCGAACGGGGCCTCGATGTTCCTGGGCCGCGTCTTCGGCGACCTCGGCATCCACGTGCGCTCCGCAGTCGGCGTCGCGGTGCTCCCGCTCGACGCCCCCGTCGAGATCGAGTTCGTCTTCAAGGTTGAGGAGTGAGGCGCAGCGCGCAGCGCTGACGTCTCACCCGCACCGGCACCCGCACGCGTCGGCGGGCACCGCGTCGACACGGCAGAGGCCGGGCACCCCATCCGGGGGCCGGCCTCTGTCGTGCGAGCGGCCCGCGGCGCAGACGCCGCGCCGCCCGATCAGGCGCCGCGTTCGCTGCGCACGCGATCCGAGATCGTCTGCATCACCGAGGTGTCGGCGAGCGTGGTCGTGTCGCCCACCTCGCGCCCCTCCGCGGCGTCCTTCAGGAGCCGGCGCATGATCTTGCCCGAGCGGGTCTTCGGCAGCTCGGAGACGATGAAGATCTGCCGCGGCCGGGCGATCGCGCCGATCTGCGCGGCGACGTGCTTCTTCAGCTCGGGTTCCGCGTCTTCGAGCGACAGGATGCTCTGCTGCGTCTTCAGGATCACGAACGCGACCACCGCCTGACCGGTCGTCTCGTCGTCCGCGCCGACCACCGCCGACTCGGCTACGGCGTGGTGCTCGACCAGCGCCGACTCGATCTCAGCGGTGGAGAGGCGGTGGCCCGAGACGTTCATGACGTCGTCGACGCGGCCGAGCAGCCACACGTCGCCGTCGTCGTCGAGCCGGGCGCCGTCGCCGGCGAAGTAGCGGTCGCCGAACTTCGCCCAGTACGTGTCGATGAACCGCT
It encodes the following:
- a CDS encoding RidA family protein — encoded protein: MASVIEDRLRELGYEVPEVPAAVAAYVPALRDGDYVYTAGQLPFVNGALPETGKVGAGDGLVPPERAEELAQLCALNALAAARGVIGSLDKISQVVKVTAFVASDPSFTGQPAVANGASMFLGRVFGDLGIHVRSAVGVAVLPLDAPVEIEFVFKVEE